One Ogataea parapolymorpha DL-1 chromosome VI, whole genome shotgun sequence DNA window includes the following coding sequences:
- a CDS encoding Structural maintenance of chromosomes protein 3, giving the protein MTIIDSFSPKHNVVVGRNGSGKSNFFAAIRFVLSDAYTNMTREERQSLIHEGSGTVMSAYVEIVFDNTDRRFPIDKDEVVIRRTIGMKKDDYSLDSKLATKSDITNLLESAGFSKSNPYYIVPQGRITSLTNAKDSERLQLLKEVAGARVFETKLKDSLKEMTNTNKKREQIEEMLRYIEGRLEDLDLEKNDLKEFEKLNNKKKSLEYNLYDRELTNLNDQIESLESDYAAAIQDTSSLVEKLAEREKQAQSIEAQLAELTADLKLVDVDISENDAEIRDVLTSIGDTSARLKEAEADTGFSGADIASQLEELNALISQKEVELGKCQPALKQALTKERAIKGKLDEMKQQQRSLLSKKGRFSQFKSKLERDEWLKSEIINLTKSLESKKGDLAVYLKNKEEIESLAGNLASELSIAKSADSLDAEMDSLDKELAQLKLEYNQLIDDRKQLWREESKLNSVIQTYETEKARAQQGVSETMDRSMALGLEGVQRIAKDLGLNGVYGTLGELINVSEKYKTAVEVIGGNSLFHIVVDTDRTATLIMEELIRQKAGRVTFMPLNRLNPKTPSYPDTSECVPLIKKIAFDEYLEPAVKQVFGKTVVCINLEKGAEISQAYKLNTITLDGDRCDRKGVLTGGFRDQTRSRVDCLKNLTKWKSEIFSARQKLEQVKKQIADKDARVTNASEELANKRRELDAMFTKKESYLSAKSKLSNEKSRYDQELGSLEGRIESLQTSIKLSEQQISEYQNELESEFKESNLSDTELQQLKELEENISIAEQEYTQVSEQLNELELRASSLISELNGSLYPRLRQLSLRTSKSQENDDIKVKELESKLQRLEETKEKLESSNSELLSKSKELKKQLKSLEDQLQKLNESQRNLLRRLENYGKSSEKSLSRKVLLGNRRDEISRKIRDLGVLPEEAFTAYKDISSGEVLNLLNEVTESLKQYSHVNKKALEQFLNFAKQRDSLVARKNELDDAKESIEDLISVLERRKDDAIIRTFKEVSIGFTEVFEKLVPAGTGKLIIQKRSEKVGKGKRGIEQDSDDEEDAELVDQYVGISISVSFNSREDEQQRIEQLSGGQKSLCAIALILAIQKCDPAPFYLFDEIDANLDAQYRTSVSQIIHELSRNAQFICTTFRPEMLKVCDKYFGVMFNNKVSTVSEIDQADALGFVEGQQRR; this is encoded by the coding sequence ATGACCATCATAGACTCGTTTTCTCCCAAGCACAATGTAGTGGTTGGGCGTAACGGGTCAGGAAAGTCGAATTTCTTCGCCGCCATCAGATTTGTTCTATCGGACGCATATACCAATATGACAAGAGAGGAGCGCCAATCACTGATTCACGAAGGTTCCGGTACTGTTATGTCCGCTTATGTGGAGATTGTTTTTGATAACACAGATCGCAGGTTTCCtatcgacaaggacgaggtCGTGATCAGAAGAACAATTGGTATGAAGAAAGATGATTACTCGCTAGACTCCAAACTTGCTACCAAGTCTGATATTACGAACCTCCTCGAAAGtgctggtttttcaaaatctaATCCATATTATATCGTTCCCCAAGGTCGGATCACTTCTTTAACTAATGCCAAAGACTCTGAAAGGTTGCAGCTTCTGAAAGAAGTTGCTGGAGCTCGCGTTTTTGAAACGAAACTGAAAGACTCGCTCAAAGAGATGACAAACACCAATAAGAAAAGAGAGCAAATTGAGGAGATGTTGAGGTACATTGAGGGTCGTTTGGAAGATCTCgacctggaaaaaaatgatctcaaggaatttgagaagctcaatAATAAGAAAAAATCTCTCGAGTATAATCTTTATGATAGAGAGTTGACGAATCTAAATGACCAGATTGAATCTCTGGAGTCAGATTATGCAGCTGCTATTCAGGACACCTCTTCCTTGGTTGAAAAACTAGCTGAGAGGGAGAAACAGGCACAAAGCATTGAGGCTCAACTCGCAGAGCTTACGGCAGATTTGAaacttgttgatgttgacaTTTCTGAGAATGATGCCGAAATTAGAGACGTGCTAACCAGTATAGGAGACACGAGTGCTCGATTGAAAGAAGCAGAGGCAGACACTGGTTTTTCAGGAGCTGATATTGCTTCTCAGCTGGAGGAACTGAATGCTCTAATATCTCAGAAGGAAGTAGAGCTTGGCAAGTGTCAGCCTGCTCTTAAACAGGCTTTGACGAAAGAGCGCGCTATCAAAGGCAAGCTGGATGAGATGAAGCAACAGCAGCGCTCCCTTCTTTCCAAAAAGGGCCGTTTTTCACAGTTTAAGAGCAAGTTGGAACGAGATGAATGGCTCAAATCAGAAATCATTAATTTGACAAAATCCCTTGAATCCAAAAAGGGGGACCTTGCTGTCtacttgaaaaataaggAAGAAATAGAGTCCTTGGCGGGGAACCTTGCCTCTGAGTTGAGCATTGCTAAAAGTGCTGACTCCCTAGATGCTGAAATGGATTCTCTTGACAAAGAGCTGGCGCAATTGAAGCTCGAATACAATCAACTCATTGACGACAGGAAACAACTTTGgagagaagaaagcaaGCTTAATAGTGTTATCCAGACATACGAAACTGAAAAAGCCAGAGCGCAGCAAGGAGTCAGTGAAACGATGGATCGTTCAATGGCTTTGGGACTCGAAGGGGTCCAACGGATAGCTAAAGATCTTGGTTTGAACGGGGTGTATGGGACCTTGGGAGAACTCATAAATGTCagcgaaaaatacaaaaCTGCGGTCGAAGTCATTGGTGGAAATTCTTTGTTTCATATTGTTGTTGATACCGATAGAACTGCGACGCTTATcatggaggagctgattAGACAAAAAGCAGGGCGAGTGACTTTCATGCCTCTCAATAGGTTGAATCCTAAAACCCCGTCTTATCCAGATACATCAGAATGCGTTCCGCTTATTAAGAAGATTGCATTTGACGAATACTTGGAGCCTGCTGTGAAGCAAGTTTTCGGCAAGACAGTTGTCTGCATCAATCTGGAGAAAGGCGCTGAAATCTCACAGGCTTACAAACTCAACACCATTACTTTAGACGGCGATAGATGTGACCGTAAGGGTGTGCTCACAGGAGGATTCCGAGACCAAACTCGTTCAAGGGTCGACTGTCTTAAGAACTTGACCAAATGGAAATCTGAGATTTTCAGTGCCCGACAGAAGCTTGAACAAGTCAAAAAGCAGATTGCTGACAAAGATGCTCGTGTCACCAACGCAAGCGAAGAATTAGCAAATAAGCGCAGAGAATTGGATGCCATGTTCACAAAAAAGGAGTCTTACTTGTCCGCCAAATCAAAACTTTCAAATGAAAAAAGCAGATATGACCAGGAGCTTGGTTCTCTGGAAGGCCGCATTGAGTCACTACAAACCTCGATAAAGCTTTCGGAGCAACAGATCAGTGAATACCAGAATGAACTAGAATCTGAGTTTAAAGAATCCAATCTGAGCGACACCGagttgcagcagctgaaagagctcgaagaaaatatttCGATTGCTGAGCAAGAATACACTCAGGTCAGTGAACagctcaacgagctggagtTGCGGGCCTCGTCGCTCATATCCGAGTTAAATGGTAGTTTATACCCTCGGTTGAGGCAGTTGAGTCTGCGGACGTCCAAGTCTCAGGAAAATGATGACATCAAGGTCAAAGAACTTGAAAGCAAACTGCAGAGATTGGAGGAAACCAAAGAGAAGTTGGAGTCGTCGAATTCTGAGTTGCTCAGCAAGTCGAAGGAAttgaagaaacagcttAAGAGCCTGGAGGAccagcttcaaaaactcAATGAGTCACAAAGGAATCTCTTGCGGCGACTAGAAAACTATGGCAAGAGCTCTGAAAAATCATTGAGCAGAAAGGTGTTGCTGGGTAACAGGCGCGACGAGATTAGCCGGAAAATCAGGGATTTGGGTGTCTTGCCAGAAGAGGCGTTTACTGCTTACAAAGATATAAGCTCAGGTGAAGTTTTGAATTTATTGAATGAGGTCACTGAGAGTTTGAAGCAGTACAGTCATGTCAATAAAAAGGCCCTAGAACAGTTCCTTAATTTTGCCAAACAGCGTGACTCGCTGGTTGCTCGGAAAAATGAGCTTGATGATGCTAAAGAGTCCATTGAAGACCTTATTTCGGTTCTTGAGCGCAGAAAGGATGATGCCATCATCAGAACATTTAAAGAAGTGAGCATCGGCTTCAccgaggtgtttgagaagctAGTTCCAGCAGGAACCGGTAAGCTGATCATCCAGAAAAGGAGTGAAAAGGTTGGTAAAGGCAAGAGGGGTATCGAACAAGACTCtgatgatgaagaggaCGCTGAATTGGTGGATCAATACGTCGGTATTTCGATTTCAGTCTCTTTCAATTCAAGGGAGGATGAACAGCAAAGAATCGAACAGCTTTCTGGCGGACAGAAATCGCTCTGTGCAATTGCTCTCATCCTGGCAATTCAGAAATGTGACCCGGCTCCATTTTACCTGTTTGATGAGATTGATGCAAACTTGGATGCCCAATACAGAACTTCTGTCTCGCAGATCATTCACGAGCTTTCCCGTAACGCACAATTCATATGCACTACGTTCCGTCCAGAAATGCTCAAAGTTTGTGACAAGTACTTTGGAGTGAtgttcaacaacaaagTGAGTACAGTTAGTGAAATCGATCAGGCCGACGCGCTTGGATTTGTTGAGGGTCAACAACGTCGCTAG
- a CDS encoding Aminomethyltransferase, mitochondrial: MFSRRVLLSWPKEVRHYSSEPSLLSTPFTDLHIKLKATMVDFAGYSMPVLYKGQTHIESHKWVRANCGVFDVSHMLQHRIKGPNTTSFLQKLCPTDLRSLKPFHSTLSVLLNNNGGVIDDCMITKHDEDSFYIVTNAGCRAKDIEFIKSELSNYNEGSGIEHNTFEGGLLAIQGPKAQEVVSKFTSSDLSTLYFGQSRFIPLDGFGSSEKFHIARGGYTGEDGFEISIPEIGVARDFFLALLQSDVVKPIGLAARDSLRLEAGMCLYGHELNEEITPVEASLNWLVSKSRRSDSFNGSEKILSQLENPKSVSFKRVGIKSKGPSPRQGNKIFASDNQSKQIGVVCSGSPSPTLGGNVGQAFINKPYQKTGTEVLIEIRGKLRPAVVSKMPFVEPKYYRP, encoded by the coding sequence ATGTTTTCCCGGAGAGTGCTGTTATCATGGCCGAAAGAAGTTAGGCACTACTCGTCTGAACCCTCTCTTCTGTCCACTCCCTTCACAGACCTGCATATCAAGCTCAAAGCCACCATGGTCGATTTTGCGGGTTATTCGATGCCTGTTCTTTACAAGGGCCAGACTCATATCGAGTCGCACAAGTGGGTCAGAGCTAATTGTGGTGTCTTTGACGTCTCTCATATGCTGCAGCATCGGATCAAAGGACCGAACACTACCTCTTTTCTGCAGAAGCTATGTCCCACTGACTTGCGCTCTCTCAAGCCATTTCATTCCACACTGAGCGTGTTGCTTAATAACAACGGTGGAGTTATTGATGATTGCATGATCACGAAGCACGACGAAGATAGCTTTTATATCGTTACTAATGCAGGCTGCAGAGCCAAGGATATTGAGTTCATCAAATCAGAGCTCAGCAACTACAATGAAGGTTCTGGTATCGAACACAACACGTTTGAAGGTGGCCTTCTTGCAATCCAAGGGCCGAAAGCTCAGGAAGTTGTGTCTAAGTTCACTTCGTCTGATCTGAGCACCTTATACTTTGGCCAGTCCAGATTCATTCCTTTAGATGGTTTCGGATCCTCGGAAAAATTCCATATTGCAAGAGGTGGCTACACTGGTGAAGATGGTTTTGAAATCTCCATCCCAGAAATAGGCGTTGCCAGAGATTTCTTCCTTGCTCTTTTGCAGAGCGACGTTGTGAAACCAATCGGCCTTGCAGCAAGAGATTCGCTGAGGCTCGAAGCAGGAATGTGTTTATACGGCCATGAACTGAACGAAGAGATTACACCTGTTGAAGCGTCTTTGAACTGGTTAGTGTCCAAGTCAAGAAGGTCGGACAGCTTCAATGGAAGCGAAAAGATATTGAGTCAGCTGGAAAACCCAAAGTCGGTTTCCTTCAAGAGAGTTGGcatcaaatccaaaggCCCCTCCCCTCGTCAGGGAAACAAGATTTTCGCGAGCGACAATCAGTCTAAACAAATTGGTGTGGTTTGCTCTGGATCTCCTTCCCCTACTCTTGGAGGCAACGTTGGTCAGGCATTCATCAACAAACCTTATCAGAAGACCGGAACCGAAGTTCTGATTGAAATCAGAGGCAAGCTAAGACCCGCAGTTGTGTCCAAGATGCCGTTCGTTGAGCCAAAATATTATCGGCCCTAA
- a CDS encoding Transcriptional regulator CRZ1 produces MSNYFGDSPQGNTYSSSSIPPKDSAKEEDVIDKFLNLTSYTPVQEEAPDFFMNASSLTSISHQPSSSSFDNLQPSSDDKGNAFFDDVSAITMSGAHYSSNNATNNSFNVLGSTQDFVNMPSVDTPPEQSYIHFDDSLPNSNPSKVDTSAPLIQIDKAFSDYLTQQSETANFPNLDARTLNTGFPGTNILPQGVSHFSADPNLLLQPQVGRQYRRPESSTGSELSASNSPYLSAVESIAGDDYVEPQDDFESQLVSDNIRQLSLSAMNAPNINLTEQNLKEQERISAAPPIVIENPEKVADSTPSLFSASSSKASSPNRSRSASAGNTPAIKVEDSSSTPAISINVEDAARSHAIDSSSYSTPDNERLYNTNYLQVDDAYLTPDDRTHNSMRMGRQRRHSESSSRSRSTSRSRYSDDSDYDSDASLSREKLSELAAPPSPNRKSQKNPASFACPVCDKKFTRPYNLKSHLRTHTNERPFLCTVCGKAFARQHDRKRHEELHSGEKKYQCRGTLADGFTIWGCGKRFARTDALRRHFQTESGKNCIRPLMQEIENEKKEERPLTSSVKKVTDSKIPMEVLDVSDYNSLLDQILTVQSKASTS; encoded by the coding sequence ATGTCGAACTATTTTGGTGATAGCCCTCAGGGTAACACATATAGTTCCAGCTCTATACCCCCGAAGGACTccgccaaagaagaagacgtGATtgacaagtttttgaaccTCACATCATACACTCCAGTGCAAGAGGAAGCTCCGGACTTCTTCATGAATGCTTCATCTCTGACTTCAATAAGCCACCAACcatcgtccagctcgttcgATAATTTGCAACCTTCATCCGACGACAAGGGAAACGCtttttttgatgatgtttCCGCAATTACTATGAGCGGTGCTCATTATAGTTCGAATAATGCCACCAACAACTCATTTAATGTGTTGGGCTCTACGCAGGATTTTGTAAACATGCCATCGGTAGATACACCTCCAGAACAATCCTATATCCATTTTGATGACTCGTTGCCAAATTCTAACCCGTCAAAAGTCGATACCTCTGCTCCTTTGATCCAGATTGACAAAGCATTTTCCGATTATCTGACTCAGCAATCAGAAACAGCGAATTTCCCTAACTTAGATGCACGAACTTTAAACACTGGATTCCCAGGAACCAATATCCTACCACAGGGAGTGTCTCATTTTAGTGCTGACCCTAATCTCCTTTTGCAACCACAAGTTGGGAGACAATATAGGCGTCCAGAATCCTCCACAGGTTCTGAACTGTCTGCCTCTAACTCGCCCTATCTATCAGCAGTTGAATCTATTGCTGGGGACGATTATGTTGAGCCGCAAGATGACTTTGAAAGCCAATTGGTTTCTGATAATATCCGTCAGCTGTCATTGTCGGCAATGAACGCACCAAATATTAACCTTACAGAGCAGAATctcaaagagcaggaacgCATATCGGCAGCTCCACCGATAGTCATTGAAAACCCAGAGAAAGTTGCTGATAGCACTCCATCGCTGTTTTCTGCGTCATCCTCCAAGGCTTCCTCTCCCAATAGATCGAGGTCAGCTAGCGCAGGCAATACTCCTGCCATCAAAGTTGAAGACTCTTCCTCTACTCCTGCAATTTCAATCAATGTGGAGGATGCTGCTCGTTCACATGCTATTGATAGCTCAAGCTATAGCACTCCAGATAACGAAAGACTGTACAATACTAACTACTTACAAGTGGACGATGCTTACCTTACGCCCGATGATAGAACGCATAACTCAATGAGAATGGGACGGCAACGACGCCATTCGGAATCTAGTTCGCGCTCCAGATCTACTTCGAGGTCCAGATATTCAGATGATTCAGACTACGACAGTGATGCTTCACTTTCACGTGAAAAACTCTCTGAGCTTGCCGCCCCTCCTTCGCCTAATAGAAAATCGCAGAAAAATCCAGCTTCATTTGCTTGCCCTGTATGTGATAAAAAGTTCACGCGACCGTATAATCTCAAGTCTCATCTTCGCACACATACCAACGAGCGACCGTTCCTTTGTACCGTATGTGGTAAGGCATTCGCGCGACAACACGATCGGAAACGACATGAAGAATTGCACTCTGGAGAAAAGAAGTATCAATGTCGTGGGACTTTGGCAGATGGATTTACCATATGGGGATGTGGTAAACGCTTTGCGAGGACTGATGCTTTGAGACGCCATTTTCAAACGGAAAGTGGTAAAAATTGCATACGGCCTTTGATgcaagaaattgaaaatgagaagaaggaggagagACCGCTCACCAGCAGCGTTAAAAAGGTCACCGACTCAAAAATTCCCATGGAAGTTTTGGACGTTTCTGACTACAACAGTTTGCTGGATCAGATTTTGACCGTGCAAAGCAAGGCCAGCACGAGTTGA
- a CDS encoding Cell division control protein 18 — translation MSNPMANITSSSIKRTLDPIEWEIQAKRIKLDQTSTKSLGLLSPPVTPEKRDRILNVQANSVSSLNTKLFGAVKSQPLSVYSRAKKLFLRSSAVELDGFALTAREAEAHLLRQHIDRCLLKLESTSIYVSGPPGTGKTAQVNAILSSLIVGDIENADDKVYKVPVRIDSKKINRRLRIAKINCMTVRKAEDIFDAIYSDLEGQFTRKKRTAQDLKRYLADKSKCDITIVVLDEMDNLMGNNSQQVLFDLFSWASDMSNDNPKLAIIGIANALDLTDRFLPRLKSNNISPKLIPFLPYTADQIKQVLTAKLCCLVDGKTNVPPLVHPAAIQLCAKKSGNNHRGFEKCF, via the coding sequence ATGTCTAATCCAATGGCCAATATCACATCGTCTTCGATCAAAAGGACTTTAGATCCTATTGAGTGGGAGATACAAGCCAAACGCATCAAATTGGATCAaacctcaacaaaatcATTAGGACTTCTGTCTCCCCCCGTCACTCCAGAGAAACGTGACCGAATTCTAAATGTTCAGGCAAACTCTGTGAGCTCCCTTAATACAAAGCTGTTTGGTGCCGTTAAATCGCAACCCCTTTCAGTTTACTCAAGAGCAAAGAAACTGTTCTTGAGGAGTTCGGCAGTGGAGCTTGATGGTTTTGCTTTGACTGCGAGAGAAGCTGAAGCTCATTTACTGCGTCAACATATAGATCGATGCTTGTTGAAACTGGAGTCCACCTCTATTTACGTGTCAGGTCCTCCGGGGACCGGAAAAACCGCGCAGGTGAACGCGATCTTGAGTTCTCTGATTGTGGGAGATATTGAGAATGCGGATGATAAGGTTTACAAAGTTCCAGTGAGGATTGActcgaagaaaatcaacCGTAGACTCAGGATCGCAAAAATCAACTGCATGACTGTGCGCAAAGCAGAAGACATATTTGATGCGATCTACAGCGACCTTGAGGGCCAGTTCACGCGCAAAAAGAGAACTGCTCAGGACCTCAAGAGATATCTAGCAGACAAGTCCAAGTGCGATATCACAATTGTGGTTTTGGACGAAATGGATAACCTCATGGGTAATAATAGCCAGCAGGTACTTTTTGACCTTTTTTCATGGGCGTCGGATATGTCAAATGACAATCCAAAACTGGCCATCATTGGAATTGCTAATGCTTTGGACTTGACTGATCGATTCCTTCCGCGGCTGAAAAGTAACAACATCAGTCCCAAATTAATTCCATTTTTACCTTATACTGCAGATCAAATCAAACAAGTTTTGACCGCAAAGCTCTGCTGTCTTGTGGATGGCAAGACAAATGTTCCTCCTTTAGTTCATCCTGCTGCAATCCAACTTTGTGCCAAAAAAAGCGGCAATAACCACAGGGGATTTGAGAAGTGCTTTTGA
- a CDS encoding ubiquitin carboxyl-terminal encodes MPQLLLILNWIFLLCLGVLSQESTVIEESLVDRYANFVQEFKQSFTKVIWADKSWNLVVVSVLTIGLAVITTRPFIRSKSKDNYFYWIMAGFGEKFNSALTRSTSALGFSNSPFSGNDPSVRESYQKAMNLGGSIGGLMNDGNTCFMNSVLQSLASSNEIMDFLESFTENENIPPQNKPAFSSALYELLRKLNDKHGNKSPTYKTRNLLKVMKDGPSKHLFLGYNQEDAQEFYQSVMSQVEKEYVGPNSKDKEKGQIQDKFVDYEDGMMTGLQNLGELGTIYLPAKQIDPSYPNADSKVYPMKLITPVDGLQCERIGCIKCGEMGGIRYSVISGLGLNLSSPTQSTYTLEELLDGWIEQEIIDGVECNRCGLIEIRATLIEALEKYKEQGSKTEKLVELTSKRIREIEEELAKPIINDAVYERLHTKNKIQKSKKTKQVFFARPPPVLCIHISRSVFDPRTYTVRKNNAKIVFPTRLNFADYVAEPDNINTDARLPFRKSDDNGGDNGKADVEDSSSSGLKYSLKSVISHFGTHNYGHYIAYRKYRGVWWRISDEIVRVSSEAEVLASQGTFMLFYELSSRNDPRDDFKSQEAEPLTPANTEADGESKLNQDADSELESTFDAGNSLDDNLRVSAEEELRQNEMIAIQANL; translated from the coding sequence ATGCCTCAGTTGCTGCTGATATTGAATTGGATATTCCTATTGTGCTTGGGTGTTTTGAGTCAAGAATCAACTGTCATTGAAGAAAGTTTAGTGGACCGATACGCTAATTTTGTCCAAGAATTTAAGCAATCGTTTACGAAAGTGATTTGGGCTGACAAAAGTTGGAACCTGGTCGTGGTCAGTGTCTTGACTATTGGATTAGCAGTGATTACTACCAGGCCTTTTATCAGAAGCAAATCGAAAGACAACTATTTTTATTGGATCATGGCAGGATTCGGTGAGAAGTTCAATTCAGCGCTGACAAGATCTACTTCCGCTTTGGGATTCAGTAACTCACCCTTCTCGGGAAACGATCCTTCTGTACGAGAAAGTTATCAGAAAGCAATGAATTTGGGCGGCTCTATTGGCGGTTTGATGAATGATGGCAACACATGTTTTATGAACAGCGTTCTTCAAAGTCTGGCCTCGTCGAATGAAATAATGGACTTTCTCGAGAGTTTCACTGAGAACGAGAATATCCCTCCCCAGAATAAGCCTGCTTTTTCATCTGCATTATATGAATTGCTCAGAAAATTGAACGACAAGCATGGCAATAAATCCCCTACATACAAAACACGCAATCTTCTGAAGGTGATGAAAGATGGCCCTAGCAAGCATTTGTTCTTGGGCTATAACCAAGAGGATGCTCAAGAGTTCTACCAGTCAGTGATGAGTcaagttgaaaaagaatatGTTGGGCCCAATTCAAAAGATAAAGAGAAGGGACAAATTCAAGACAAGTTTGTCGATTATGAAGACGGAATGATGACAGGCTTGCAAAACCTTGGTGAACTAGGAACGATTTATCTGCCTGCAAAACAGATTGACCCCTCTTACCCTAATGCAGATTCCAAAGTATACCCAATGAAACTCATCACTCCAGTTGATGGACTACAGTGCGAGCGGATTGGTTGTATCAAATGTGGGGAGATGGGTGGGATACGCTATTCAGTCATAAGTGGGCTAGGATTAAATTTGTCATCTCCCACTCAATCAACCTATACGCTCGAAGAATTATTGGACGGGTGGATCGAACAAGAAATCATTGACGGTGTGGAATGTAACAGATGTGGTCTGATTGAAATTCGAGCTACTCTAATCGAAGCCCTTGAGAAATACAAAGAGCAAGGTTCCAAAACGGAGAAACTTGTGGAGCTCACCTCTAAACGAATCAGGGAAATTGAGGAGGAACTAGCAAAACCAATTATCAATGATGCAGTCTATGAAAGACTGCACACCAAGAACAAAATtcaaaaatcaaagaaaaccAAGCAAGTGTTTTTCGCAAGGCCTCCTCCAGTTTTGTGCATACATATAAGTCGCTCGGTGTTTGATCCTAGAACCTACACTGTGCGCAAGAACAACGCAAAGATTGTTTTTCCTACTAGGCTCAATTTTGCTGATTACGTCGCCGAGCCTGATAATATTAACACAGATGCACGATTACCGTTTAGAAAAAGTGACGATAACGGTGGAGATAATGGTAAAGCAGATGTTGAAGACTCTAGCTCATCCGGCCTGAAATACTCACTCAAATCAGTCATTTCACATTTCGGAACGCACAACTATGGGCATTACATTGCATACAGAAAGTACCGTGGAGTCTGGTGGAGAATAAGTGACGAAATAGTCAGGGTGTCTTCGGAGGCTGAGGTGCTTGCTTCTCAAGGAACTTTTATGCTATTTTATGAGCTCAGCTCTCGAAACGACCCGAGAGATGACTTTAAATCCCAGGAAGCTGAACCATTGACTCCGGCAAATACTGAAGCTGATGGGGAGTCCAAACTGAATCAGGATGCGGACTCAGAATTGGAAAGTACATTTGATGCTGGTAATTCCCTCGACGACAATCTTCGCGTAAGcgcagaagaagaactaCGACAAAATGAGATGATTGCCATACAGGCCAACTTGTAA
- a CDS encoding DNA excision repair protein ERCC-8 — MHQLLFEHAITKFNHSPLDVLKVYNEYKYSRLDNLDAMKGHFPMKPHQASVNTLSLDPLYNRYLFSGGGESSVKLWDLKQQVEVEELEPIYILPSKSVHKFGITHIKWWSDNGLWLSSSFDHTLSVWDANEMQHVHSFNLGSRVLHFDFEDHGRNSLVAVCADGGVGGLRLLDLRTLADAHTLGGGGKLQGGFGYMLSCRWSPANPNLVVGGSQDGYCIGWDIRRADGCVFKMDYNLTTTNYKTNTRQLLLHESTPKAHNGGINSLLFTDDGAELITLGHDDKICVWDMTSAEKPLNKQINFGPLVRNKSTQHISMALSPLSETELQYLWFPSENGEILIYRLEDGKLVARLNKNGSTLNRRTTSIVYAKESSIKYYSGCKDGTISVWGYNSLLDSQKSGDGLDFDNGNLGTLACETENSDILDRIHDEIEANKIRAKNTEF; from the coding sequence ATGCATCAGTTACTCTTCGAGCATGCGATAACCAAATTCAACCACTCTCCGTTAGATGTCCTCAAAGTTTACAATGAATACAAATACTCAAGATTGGACAACTTGGATGCGATGAAAGGTCATTTCCCGATGAAACCTCACCAAGCCTCTGTCAATACCTTATCCTTAGACCCTTTGTACAACCGATATTTATTTTCCGGAGGAGGTGAATCTTCTGTCAAGCTGTGGGATCTTAAGCAGCAGGTTGAAGTAGAAGAGTTGGAACCTATTTATATTCTTCCCTCTAAGTCTGTGCATAAATTTGGTATTACTCATATTAAATGGTGGTCCGATAACGGGTTATGGCTGTCGTCCTCCTTCGATCATACATTAAGTGTTTGGGATGCGAATGAAATGCAGCATGTTCATTCCTTCAATCTTGGTTCCAGAGTGCTCcattttgattttgaagaccATGGGCGCAATTCTTTGGTAGCTGTTTGCGCGGATGGGGGAGTCGGAGGTCTCAGgctgctggatttgaggaCCCTAGCAGATGCTCATACACTaggaggtggaggaaaacTTCAAGGAGGGTTTGGATATATGTTGAGTTGTCGGTGGTCACCCGCAAACCCTAACCTTGTGGTTGGTGGCAGCCAAGATGGTTATTGTATAGGGTGGGATATACGACGTGCCGATGGTTGtgttttcaaaatggacTATAACCTAACGACCACTAACTATAAAACCAATACCAGACAGTTACTGCTACACGAAAGTACTCCAAAAGCGCACAATGGTGGAATAAACTCGTTGCTTTTTACGGATGATGGGGCGGAACTTATTACCCTTGGACATGATGATAAAATATGTGTTTGGGATATGACCAGTGCAGAAAAGCCTCTGAACAAGCAGATCAATTTTGGCCCCCTGGTCAGAAACAAATCCACACAACACATCAGCATGGCTTTAAGTCCTCTGAGCGAAACAGAGCTACAGTACTTATGGTTCCCGTCAGAGAACGGTGAAATCCTGATTTACCGACTTGAGGACGGCAAACTTGTTGCCAGACTAAATAAGAATGGGAGTACTTTGAACAGAAGGACAACAAGCATCGTATATGCTAAAGAGAGCTCGATCAAGTACTACAGTGGATGCAAGGATGGGACTATATCTGTGTGGGGCTATAATTCTTTGTTGGATAGTCAAAAATCTGGAGATGGACTGGATTTTGATAATGGCAATCTTGGGACCCTAGCGTGCGAGACCGAGAATTCTGATATTCTTGACAGGATTCATGATGAGATTGAAGCTAATAAGATTCGCGCAAAAAACACGGAGTTTTGA